The following coding sequences lie in one Halogeometricum rufum genomic window:
- a CDS encoding DUF7111 family protein: MTDSEVTANDITARYYETGTERVLTFDKGGTTAAVAQNREGYAMLKVRPTADGDELERYYGFDMALDHAAELLGVSPHDLPVPEDAEDMGM, encoded by the coding sequence ATGACCGACAGCGAGGTGACGGCGAACGACATCACCGCCCGCTACTACGAGACCGGGACCGAACGCGTCCTCACGTTTGACAAGGGCGGGACCACCGCCGCCGTCGCGCAGAACCGCGAGGGCTACGCGATGCTGAAGGTGCGGCCGACCGCCGACGGCGACGAACTCGAACGCTACTACGGGTTCGACATGGCCTTGGACCACGCGGCCGAACTCCTCGGCGTCTCGCCGCACGACCTCCCGGTGCCCGAGGACGCCGAAGACATGGGGATGTAG
- a CDS encoding cupredoxin domain-containing protein, protein MQERQRADGPSRRRFLAGLGSVATAGLAGCASAAQDDYDVGMTAVAFTPPSLTVSVGDTVVWRNTSSRGHTVTAYDDGIPDDAEFFATGGYEDTQTARDAYHNELGGLIDSGESFSHTFEVPGEYQYLCVPHEPQGMVGTVVVEDGGSETGTES, encoded by the coding sequence ATGCAGGAACGGCAACGCGCCGACGGGCCGTCGCGGCGTCGGTTTCTCGCCGGTCTCGGCTCCGTCGCCACCGCGGGACTCGCCGGATGTGCCTCGGCCGCACAGGACGACTACGACGTGGGGATGACCGCAGTCGCGTTCACGCCGCCCTCGCTCACCGTCTCGGTGGGCGACACGGTCGTCTGGCGGAACACGAGTTCGCGCGGTCACACGGTCACCGCGTACGACGACGGCATCCCGGACGACGCCGAGTTCTTCGCGACCGGCGGGTACGAGGACACCCAGACGGCCCGCGACGCCTACCACAACGAACTCGGCGGCCTCATCGACAGCGGTGAGTCGTTCTCGCACACGTTCGAGGTGCCCGGCGAGTATCAGTACCTCTGCGTCCCCCACGAACCGCAGGGGATGGTCGGCACCGTCGTCGTCGAGGACGGCGGGAGCGAGACGGGAACCGAGTCGTAG
- a CDS encoding acyl-CoA dehydrogenase yields MDFALSAEQRQIRDMVAEFVDEEIRPRAAEIDETDEFPADLVDEMAELGLMGMPFPEEYGGAGLDYHSYAIGLEEISRGSGGLGTVVAAHTSLAGNMVYEFGNEEQKREYLTPLNTGEDVGAFALSEAGAGSDVPAMDTTARKEGDEYVVNGGKLWISNGSVADTVTLFAKTDPDADNKGISSFVVRPEEDDGFVVEGTEDKLGDKGCPTAELRFDEMRIPEDRLLGEEGEGFVQALKTLNGGRITIAARSIGIARAALEDAVDYADDREQFDQPIAEFQSIKHKLADMDTKVQAAKLLMHKAADLKIRDESYIKEAAQAKLYASEISREVANEGIQIHGGYGYTKDFPAERYYRDAKLNEIYEGTSEILRNTIGDRLRSER; encoded by the coding sequence ATGGACTTCGCGCTCTCCGCAGAGCAGAGGCAGATTCGCGACATGGTGGCCGAGTTCGTCGACGAGGAGATTCGGCCCCGCGCCGCGGAGATAGACGAGACCGACGAGTTCCCCGCCGACCTGGTCGACGAGATGGCCGAGTTGGGGCTCATGGGGATGCCGTTCCCCGAGGAGTACGGCGGGGCCGGACTCGACTACCACTCCTACGCCATCGGTCTGGAGGAGATTTCCCGCGGGAGCGGCGGACTCGGCACCGTCGTCGCCGCCCACACCTCGCTGGCGGGCAACATGGTGTACGAGTTCGGGAACGAGGAGCAGAAGCGGGAGTACCTGACGCCCCTGAACACCGGCGAGGACGTCGGCGCGTTCGCCCTCTCGGAGGCGGGCGCCGGCAGCGACGTGCCCGCGATGGACACGACGGCGCGGAAGGAGGGCGACGAGTACGTCGTGAACGGCGGCAAACTGTGGATATCGAACGGCTCCGTCGCCGACACGGTGACGCTGTTCGCGAAGACGGACCCCGACGCCGACAACAAGGGTATCTCCTCGTTCGTCGTGCGCCCCGAGGAGGACGACGGGTTCGTCGTCGAGGGGACGGAGGACAAACTCGGCGACAAGGGCTGTCCGACCGCGGAACTCCGCTTCGACGAGATGCGCATCCCCGAAGACCGTCTCCTCGGCGAGGAGGGCGAGGGGTTCGTGCAGGCGCTGAAGACGCTGAACGGCGGGCGCATCACTATCGCCGCGCGCTCCATCGGCATCGCCCGCGCGGCCCTCGAAGACGCCGTCGATTACGCCGACGACCGAGAGCAGTTCGACCAGCCCATCGCGGAGTTCCAGTCGATAAAGCACAAACTCGCCGACATGGACACGAAGGTGCAGGCGGCGAAGCTGCTGATGCACAAGGCGGCCGACCTGAAGATTCGCGACGAGTCGTACATCAAGGAGGCCGCGCAGGCGAAACTCTACGCCTCCGAAATCAGCCGCGAGGTGGCCAACGAGGGCATCCAGATTCACGGCGGCTACGGCTACACGAAGGACTTCCCCGCCGAACGCTACTACCGCGACGCCAAACTCAACGAGATATACGAGGGGACGAGCGAGATTCTGCGCAACACCATCGGCGACCGACTGCGCAGCGAACGGTAA
- a CDS encoding Eco57I restriction-modification methylase domain-containing protein gives MTTLKQITKDDIAGWETLKDVASTFEKRGLKVRETLGEDNELVLQLTDREFIVLVEAGPGESASDFKPDDRRRRTNLVATNDYEEFTFLTRIRALDGQQHGRIKHQKLSFTKEQMTSKGGEKNTILQKLNSLEYGSAAAIYDDLYDTKQVVKEFYQQFETLRTDLVQEVAGIPDDRGDAKQRYVQVTLDRMIFLYFIQEKRLLDRDPNYLHDHHKQRVDDGEDVYEEFYEPLFFDFLAENKKSTEFGALPYLNGGLFSKNPIEEEFEDARLGETTKQTNELFGDILDFLSDWNWNVDERLDIVDPKNLSPAILGHIFEQTVNQKEMGAYYTPEEITGFMSRRTIHPYLLDQLNEEVGANYEEIDDVFGFPAPDAESGVEALADGGAVTAQVPTENVETRHVETLYHDFLKEVRVLDPAVGSGAFLLAAQEVLLDIYMQCIEFFQQVEDEGRAWKLEERTVEELERIEEGRGNPSLYAKQSIILNNLYGVDIDEGAVEICKLRLWLSMVADIEDEPNEVEPLPNIDFNIREGNSLMGFTDLVEVNDDGDAPLSNWGGGVGEGVREMYDDVIDAVKSHRSASSSTEASEARRRAEALIDEHQKKLNEKILERFKDANISEISADNLEQFKPFHWVLEFAVVYESGGFDILIGNPPWRALTPDRNRYFTQFDPGFRTLPASQKEDRIEELCEDETIAEGWQQHEEDIDRLRAYYGENPDYQLQSPEVGGQGTTDLSMLFLERAFQLNSNEGYTTFVLPGKLFTGMSSGDIREHLLTKTRLDYIIGFENKGIFDIDDRYKFGIVSFKNSGTTEQLRAKFLQRDLSVLEDTDSLLSIPAEVLRDYSPRATIFPQISNGRELSVMNTIVDHAPISQKLDDKWDIDIYGEELHRTRDSEYFVESPEEGDYPVYGGGNFWLFAYDNTFVDDLADIEYWGVDETRTDHPSAKSRVRGKNEKRLKKAIFEAFNGTGSQIGFVNDLLERHRGDGLKEDDVLLDCTTHRIAFRDVSNNTNERSMVAAILPKGAVCHNKAPTIRPYSIEPKKEDLSKENLHDMYARKFTNSELFAALGLLNSIPFDYIVRTKLDTTMSVNAIEESQAPRLSEGNDWFNYIAERSARLNAYGEEFTDARKEMGGIEPATQEETRDEIQAEVDAAAFHAYGFERRDVEFVLENFHRVSSPRIMTEEYFDMVFEKFDLLEAEGPFN, from the coding sequence ATGACCACCCTCAAGCAGATCACGAAAGATGATATTGCGGGATGGGAGACCCTCAAGGATGTCGCATCTACCTTCGAGAAGCGCGGGCTGAAAGTTCGTGAGACCCTCGGCGAGGACAACGAACTCGTCCTCCAGCTCACCGACCGTGAGTTCATCGTTCTCGTCGAAGCGGGGCCAGGGGAATCAGCCTCAGACTTCAAACCCGACGACCGGCGGCGCCGAACCAACCTCGTCGCTACCAACGACTACGAGGAGTTCACGTTCCTCACCCGCATTCGAGCGCTCGACGGACAACAACACGGGCGCATCAAACACCAAAAGCTCTCGTTCACGAAGGAGCAGATGACCAGCAAGGGAGGCGAGAAGAACACCATCCTCCAGAAGCTCAACAGCCTCGAGTACGGATCTGCGGCAGCGATCTACGACGACCTCTACGATACCAAGCAGGTCGTCAAAGAGTTCTACCAGCAGTTCGAGACGCTTCGCACCGACCTCGTCCAGGAGGTCGCCGGCATCCCCGACGACCGCGGTGACGCGAAGCAACGGTACGTGCAGGTGACGCTCGACCGGATGATCTTCCTCTACTTCATCCAAGAGAAGCGCCTGCTCGACCGCGACCCGAACTACCTCCACGACCACCACAAACAACGCGTGGATGACGGCGAGGACGTCTACGAAGAATTCTACGAGCCGCTGTTCTTCGACTTCCTCGCCGAGAACAAGAAGAGCACCGAGTTCGGCGCACTCCCGTACCTCAACGGTGGGTTGTTCTCGAAGAACCCTATCGAGGAGGAGTTCGAAGACGCTCGCCTCGGTGAGACGACCAAGCAGACCAACGAGCTGTTCGGAGACATCCTCGACTTCCTCTCGGACTGGAACTGGAACGTGGACGAGCGGCTCGACATCGTCGATCCGAAGAACCTCTCGCCGGCCATCCTCGGGCACATCTTCGAGCAGACGGTCAACCAGAAGGAGATGGGGGCGTACTACACTCCTGAGGAGATCACCGGGTTCATGTCCCGCCGGACGATTCACCCGTACCTCCTCGACCAGCTGAACGAGGAAGTCGGTGCCAACTACGAGGAGATTGACGACGTCTTCGGGTTCCCCGCTCCGGACGCTGAGAGCGGTGTGGAGGCGCTAGCCGACGGCGGGGCAGTCACGGCACAAGTCCCGACAGAAAACGTCGAGACACGGCATGTGGAGACGTTATACCACGACTTCCTGAAGGAGGTTCGCGTCCTCGACCCTGCCGTTGGTAGCGGGGCATTTCTGCTCGCCGCTCAGGAAGTGTTGCTGGACATCTACATGCAGTGCATCGAGTTCTTCCAGCAGGTTGAAGACGAGGGGAGAGCGTGGAAACTGGAGGAGCGCACAGTTGAGGAACTGGAACGAATCGAAGAAGGGCGAGGGAATCCCTCGTTATACGCCAAGCAGTCAATTATACTGAACAATCTTTACGGAGTAGACATCGACGAAGGAGCCGTTGAGATTTGTAAGCTCAGATTGTGGCTGTCGATGGTCGCAGACATAGAGGACGAACCGAACGAAGTCGAGCCTCTACCAAACATCGATTTCAACATAAGGGAAGGCAACTCATTGATGGGGTTCACAGACCTCGTCGAAGTCAACGATGATGGCGACGCTCCACTCTCAAACTGGGGGGGTGGCGTTGGTGAAGGCGTACGTGAGATGTATGATGATGTTATTGATGCTGTGAAGTCTCATCGGAGTGCGTCCTCATCAACTGAGGCATCAGAGGCCCGAAGACGGGCTGAAGCACTGATTGATGAGCACCAGAAAAAGCTGAACGAAAAGATACTGGAAAGGTTCAAGGATGCCAATATCAGTGAGATCAGTGCAGACAACTTGGAGCAATTCAAGCCATTCCACTGGGTTCTTGAATTCGCTGTGGTTTACGAGTCTGGTGGGTTTGATATCCTTATAGGTAACCCACCGTGGCGAGCGTTAACCCCCGACAGAAATCGATACTTCACTCAATTCGATCCAGGGTTTCGAACACTCCCTGCGAGCCAAAAAGAAGACCGTATAGAAGAGCTCTGCGAGGACGAAACAATCGCTGAAGGATGGCAGCAGCACGAGGAAGATATTGACCGTCTCAGAGCCTATTATGGTGAGAACCCAGACTACCAACTCCAGAGTCCGGAAGTTGGAGGGCAAGGGACAACAGACCTTTCAATGCTCTTTTTAGAAAGAGCATTCCAGCTGAACTCAAACGAGGGGTACACCACATTCGTACTCCCCGGGAAGCTCTTTACCGGAATGTCTTCTGGAGACATCCGTGAACACCTGCTAACCAAGACACGGCTAGACTACATCATTGGATTCGAAAACAAGGGTATCTTTGACATTGACGACAGGTACAAGTTTGGTATTGTCTCATTCAAAAACTCTGGAACTACCGAACAACTGCGAGCAAAGTTCCTACAACGAGACCTTTCGGTTCTTGAAGACACGGACAGCTTGCTAAGTATCCCAGCCGAGGTTTTAAGAGATTACTCCCCTCGAGCGACCATTTTCCCACAAATTTCGAATGGCCGCGAGTTGTCTGTCATGAATACGATTGTCGATCACGCCCCAATTAGTCAAAAGCTGGATGACAAATGGGATATAGACATCTACGGTGAAGAACTCCATCGGACACGCGATTCGGAATACTTTGTGGAGTCTCCTGAAGAAGGCGATTACCCCGTTTACGGTGGCGGGAACTTCTGGTTGTTCGCGTACGACAATACGTTCGTAGACGATCTTGCAGACATCGAATATTGGGGTGTTGATGAAACACGAACAGACCACCCAAGTGCCAAATCCCGTGTCAGAGGCAAGAACGAAAAGCGTCTCAAGAAAGCAATCTTCGAGGCCTTCAATGGGACAGGTTCTCAGATTGGGTTTGTAAATGACCTGCTGGAACGCCACAGGGGAGATGGGCTCAAAGAGGACGATGTCCTACTAGACTGTACTACCCATCGGATCGCTTTCCGAGACGTTTCAAATAACACCAACGAGCGGAGTATGGTCGCTGCAATACTTCCAAAGGGAGCTGTTTGTCACAACAAAGCACCTACCATTCGGCCATACAGCATCGAGCCAAAGAAGGAGGATTTGTCTAAAGAAAATCTGCACGACATGTATGCCAGGAAATTCACTAACTCTGAACTATTCGCCGCTCTGGGCCTTCTTAATAGTATCCCATTCGACTATATTGTTCGGACAAAGCTGGATACCACAATGAGTGTCAATGCTATTGAAGAGTCTCAAGCTCCACGATTGTCTGAAGGGAACGACTGGTTCAATTACATCGCAGAACGGTCGGCTAGACTGAACGCGTATGGTGAGGAGTTCACTGATGCTAGAAAAGAAATGGGGGGTATTGAGCCTGCAACTCAAGAAGAGACTCGAGACGAGATTCAGGCGGAGGTTGATGCTGCTGCATTCCACGCCTACGGTTTCGAAAGGCGAGATGTAGAGTTCGTTCTTGAGAACTTCCATAGGGTTTCGAGTCCACGCATCATGACTGAGGAGTACTTCGACATGGTGTTTGAGAAGTTCGACCTGTTAGAGGCGGAAGGGCCCTTCAATTAA
- a CDS encoding KEOPS complex subunit Pcc1 produces MTDDNERDGTGTDASPSRTARLRTTHADADGVAAALRPDNTDSIEMVVEGDTLVTTIGRETTGGLQSTVDDTVVNLTVADAVIDTARTHNI; encoded by the coding sequence GTGACGGACGACAACGAGCGAGACGGCACCGGGACCGACGCGTCCCCCTCTCGCACGGCCCGCCTGCGGACGACGCACGCCGACGCCGACGGGGTGGCGGCGGCGCTTCGTCCGGACAACACCGACTCCATCGAGATGGTCGTCGAGGGCGACACCCTCGTGACGACCATCGGACGGGAGACGACCGGCGGGCTGCAGTCCACGGTGGACGACACCGTGGTCAACCTGACGGTGGCCGACGCCGTCATCGACACAGCACGAACCCACAACATATGA
- the ppk2 gene encoding polyphosphate kinase 2, which produces MTEHPVLPADESVLTTVDEADLYKDSGKIKKKHYRRELERLQEELVKLQMWVKDQGLRVVVLFDGRDAAGKGGTIHRITRRTSSRVVKVVALGKPTEREQSQWYFQRYVEHLPAAGEMVLFDRSWYNRATVERVMDFCTDEEYREFLRSAPEFERMLTRSGIILVKYWFSISDEEQERRFQKRSNDPKRRWKLSPIDLEARERWVEYSRAKDAMFTYTDTDGSPWHVINADVKKHARLNCISHLLTQIEYEDTMPEPTELPDRQTDPNYERPSIDSQKWVPALYGSNPSAADVERS; this is translated from the coding sequence ATGACCGAACACCCGGTGTTGCCCGCCGACGAGTCCGTACTGACCACCGTCGACGAAGCGGACCTGTACAAGGACAGCGGCAAGATCAAGAAGAAGCACTACAGGCGGGAACTCGAACGGCTTCAGGAAGAACTCGTCAAGCTCCAAATGTGGGTCAAAGACCAAGGTCTGCGGGTCGTCGTGCTGTTCGACGGCCGGGACGCGGCGGGCAAGGGCGGGACGATACACCGAATCACTCGCCGGACGAGTTCCCGGGTGGTGAAAGTCGTCGCACTCGGCAAACCCACCGAACGCGAGCAGAGCCAGTGGTACTTCCAGCGATACGTCGAACACCTCCCGGCGGCCGGTGAGATGGTGCTGTTCGACCGGAGTTGGTACAACCGCGCGACGGTCGAGCGCGTGATGGACTTCTGTACCGACGAAGAGTACCGCGAGTTCCTCCGCTCTGCGCCCGAGTTCGAGCGCATGCTGACTCGCTCGGGCATCATCCTCGTCAAGTACTGGTTCTCCATCAGCGACGAGGAACAGGAACGGCGCTTCCAGAAGCGCAGCAACGACCCGAAACGTCGCTGGAAGCTCAGCCCGATAGACCTCGAGGCCCGAGAGCGGTGGGTCGAGTACTCGCGGGCCAAGGACGCGATGTTCACCTACACGGACACGGACGGGTCGCCGTGGCACGTCATCAACGCCGACGTGAAGAAGCACGCCCGACTCAACTGCATCAGTCACCTCCTCACGCAGATCGAGTACGAGGACACCATGCCCGAACCGACCGAGTTGCCCGACAGACAGACGGACCCGAACTACGAGCGCCCGTCGATCGACAGCCAGAAGTGGGTCCCCGCGCTGTACGGGTCGAATCCTTCGGCGGCGGACGTCGAGCGGTCCTGA
- a CDS encoding helix-turn-helix transcriptional regulator gives MWFQSGRRRDLCAILYDAGELRGQKLKTRLEAHYETRLDPQSFYGTLDALVSKGYLARRTEGIADVYELTDPGAAGVEAHYDWLTERVEGGERRRDGESAGADANADATE, from the coding sequence ATGTGGTTCCAGAGCGGTCGCCGCCGCGACCTCTGCGCAATCCTCTACGACGCCGGCGAACTCCGCGGGCAGAAACTGAAGACGCGACTGGAGGCGCACTACGAGACGCGACTCGACCCCCAGTCGTTCTACGGGACGCTCGACGCCCTCGTCTCGAAGGGCTATCTGGCCCGCAGAACGGAGGGAATCGCCGACGTGTACGAACTCACCGACCCCGGCGCGGCGGGCGTCGAGGCGCACTACGACTGGTTGACCGAACGGGTCGAAGGGGGCGAACGGCGGCGCGACGGTGAGAGCGCCGGCGCCGACGCGAACGCCGACGCAACGGAGTAG
- a CDS encoding 30S ribosomal protein S15 yields MARMHTRRRGQSGSDRPVADEPPEWSDVDADDIESRVVELAEQGHEPSQIGLKLRDEGVKGTPVPDVKLATGKKVTTILEENDAAPELPEDLRNLMERAIRLREHMEENPQDKQNKRALQNTESKIRRLVNYYRGDELDEDFTYSYDVAVELLE; encoded by the coding sequence ATGGCACGAATGCACACCCGCCGCCGCGGCCAGTCCGGTTCGGACAGGCCCGTGGCAGACGAACCCCCGGAGTGGAGCGACGTCGACGCAGACGACATCGAGTCCCGCGTCGTCGAACTCGCGGAGCAGGGCCACGAGCCCAGTCAGATCGGTCTGAAGCTCCGTGACGAGGGCGTCAAGGGGACGCCCGTCCCGGACGTCAAACTGGCGACCGGGAAGAAAGTCACCACCATCCTCGAGGAGAACGACGCCGCGCCCGAACTGCCGGAGGACCTCCGGAACCTGATGGAGCGCGCCATCCGACTCCGCGAGCACATGGAGGAGAACCCGCAGGACAAGCAGAACAAGCGGGCGCTCCAGAACACCGAGTCGAAGATTCGCCGTCTGGTGAACTACTACCGCGGCGACGAACTCGACGAGGACTTCACCTACAGCTACGACGTCGCCGTCGAACTCCTCGAATAA
- a CDS encoding phytoene/squalene synthase family protein: protein MSQQDERPQVDRTDLEWCHEAVQGVSRTFALTVDVLDEPMSSYICVGYLVCRIADTVEDASHISPSAQADLLRTYDAVLDPDDDTDVEEFVTDVEPHLPEEMNEDWRVVRDAPRTLRTLEGLPADVREAVLPPARELVQGMAKFVERYDDTGGLRIQSREELEEYCYYAAGTVGNLITNLVTRGDIAPDRRRRLYDTAEQFGLLLQLVNISKDVYDDYTAENNVYLPAEWLRAEGVPQEDVLAPEHEEAASSVVRRTAEHASSFLDDAQTYLETVPATDGNTLAAWAVPFLLSVGTLRELLARPEDALSKTGVKVSRKEVFAVVSEMSGDGGREALGEMREQIAAQPYHRAPTSAD, encoded by the coding sequence ATGTCTCAGCAGGATGAACGTCCCCAGGTCGACCGCACCGACCTCGAATGGTGTCACGAGGCGGTTCAGGGGGTCTCTCGCACTTTCGCACTGACCGTGGACGTCCTCGACGAACCCATGTCGTCTTACATCTGCGTCGGGTACCTCGTCTGCCGAATCGCAGACACCGTCGAGGACGCCTCGCACATCTCGCCGTCGGCGCAGGCGGACCTCCTCCGCACGTACGACGCGGTCCTCGACCCCGACGACGACACCGACGTCGAGGAGTTCGTGACCGACGTCGAACCGCACCTCCCCGAGGAGATGAACGAAGACTGGCGCGTCGTCCGCGACGCCCCGCGAACGCTTCGCACCCTCGAAGGCCTCCCGGCCGACGTCCGCGAGGCGGTTCTCCCGCCGGCGCGCGAACTCGTCCAAGGGATGGCGAAGTTCGTCGAACGCTACGACGACACCGGCGGCCTGCGCATCCAGTCGCGCGAGGAACTCGAGGAGTACTGCTACTACGCCGCCGGCACCGTCGGCAACCTCATCACGAACCTCGTCACCCGCGGCGACATCGCCCCGGACCGCCGCCGGCGCCTCTACGACACCGCCGAGCAGTTCGGTCTCCTGCTGCAACTCGTCAACATCTCGAAGGACGTGTACGACGACTACACCGCAGAGAACAACGTCTACCTGCCCGCGGAGTGGTTGCGCGCGGAGGGCGTCCCGCAGGAGGACGTCCTCGCCCCCGAACACGAGGAGGCGGCCTCCTCGGTCGTTCGCCGGACGGCCGAACACGCTTCGTCGTTCCTCGACGACGCGCAGACGTACCTGGAGACGGTGCCCGCCACGGACGGCAACACGCTGGCGGCGTGGGCCGTGCCGTTCCTGCTGTCGGTCGGAACGCTCCGCGAACTGCTGGCGCGTCCCGAGGACGCCCTCTCGAAGACGGGCGTGAAAGTCTCCCGGAAGGAGGTGTTCGCCGTCGTCTCGGAGATGTCCGGCGACGGCGGGCGCGAGGCCCTCGGGGAGATGCGAGAGCAGATAGCCGCACAACCGTACCACCGCGCCCCGACGAGCGCGGACTGA
- a CDS encoding 30S ribosomal protein S3ae, translating into MSERQVSKQKRGKRWYTLIAPEQFDRQELGETMADEPEKVDGRTIEVTLGDLTGDQGANNTKLTFKVNDVASDSAYTEFVKHELARDYLRSLVRRGASKISASITVLTKDDYRVQIQPVAFTTKKADRSQEQAIRRVMIDFVEDAAEDRTFEELVDSAVVGGNLSSAIYGEAKTIYPLRRVEVQKFTLEARPEEVAAEEEAAVDVDEEDVAVDDA; encoded by the coding sequence ATGAGCGAACGACAAGTCTCGAAGCAGAAACGCGGCAAGCGATGGTACACCCTTATCGCGCCGGAGCAGTTCGACCGGCAGGAACTGGGTGAGACCATGGCTGACGAACCGGAGAAAGTCGACGGTCGCACCATCGAGGTCACGCTGGGTGACCTCACCGGCGACCAGGGCGCGAACAACACGAAGCTCACCTTCAAGGTGAACGACGTGGCCAGCGACTCGGCGTACACCGAGTTCGTCAAGCACGAACTCGCACGGGACTACCTCCGTAGTCTCGTCCGCCGCGGCGCGTCGAAGATTTCGGCCAGCATCACGGTGCTGACGAAGGACGACTACCGCGTCCAGATTCAGCCCGTGGCGTTCACGACGAAGAAGGCCGACCGCAGCCAGGAACAGGCGATTCGCCGAGTCATGATCGACTTCGTCGAAGACGCCGCCGAGGACCGCACGTTCGAGGAACTCGTCGACAGCGCCGTCGTCGGCGGGAACCTCTCGTCGGCCATCTACGGCGAGGCCAAGACCATCTACCCGCTCCGCCGGGTCGAGGTCCAGAAGTTCACCCTCGAAGCGCGCCCCGAAGAGGTCGCCGCCGAGGAGGAGGCCGCCGTGGACGTGGACGAAGAGGACGTCGCCGTCGACGACGCGTAA
- a CDS encoding protein sorting system archaetidylserine synthase (This PssA-like phosphatidyltransferase, along with a PssD-like decarboxylase, is required in Haloarchaea for the archaeosortase ArtA to replace the PGF-CTERM sorting signal with a C-terminal lipid anchor.) — protein MKPRFVGEMGLADAVTVANAALGFLAAVAATVDVALAARLILLAAIADALDGVVARRRGGTAVGEYLDSLADVASFGVAPALLVAVAVREARAFDALGVGVALFGSALFVAAAVTRLGLYTAYDSDLAETEGVQTTLAATILSAGVLAGFTDPVILVSLVYLLAALMVTTITYPDLHAQDALVMGVVQALAVLLTGPVGRRLVGDLGRGFAFGLLFLALAYLFLGPMFYWRRD, from the coding sequence ATGAAGCCCCGCTTCGTCGGCGAGATGGGTCTGGCCGACGCGGTGACCGTCGCCAACGCCGCCCTCGGCTTCCTCGCGGCCGTCGCGGCGACGGTCGACGTCGCCCTCGCGGCGCGTCTCATCCTGCTGGCGGCCATCGCCGACGCCCTCGACGGCGTCGTCGCCCGCCGGCGCGGCGGGACGGCCGTCGGCGAGTACCTCGACTCGCTGGCCGACGTGGCCTCCTTCGGCGTCGCCCCCGCCCTCCTCGTCGCCGTCGCGGTCAGGGAGGCGCGGGCGTTCGACGCGCTCGGGGTCGGCGTCGCGCTCTTCGGGTCGGCGCTGTTCGTCGCCGCGGCGGTCACCAGACTCGGACTCTACACCGCCTACGACAGCGACCTCGCGGAGACGGAGGGCGTCCAGACGACGCTGGCGGCCACCATCCTCTCGGCGGGCGTCCTCGCGGGGTTCACCGACCCCGTGATCCTCGTGTCCCTCGTCTACCTCCTCGCGGCCCTGATGGTGACGACGATAACGTACCCCGACCTGCACGCGCAGGACGCACTCGTGATGGGCGTGGTGCAGGCCCTCGCGGTGCTCCTGACCGGCCCGGTCGGTCGCCGCCTCGTCGGTGACCTCGGCCGCGGATTCGCGTTCGGACTGCTGTTTCTCGCCCTCGCGTACCTGTTCCTCGGGCCGATGTTCTACTGGCGGCGCGACTGA